From Ailuropoda melanoleuca isolate Jingjing chromosome 17, ASM200744v2, whole genome shotgun sequence, the proteins below share one genomic window:
- the FOXB2 gene encoding LOW QUALITY PROTEIN: forkhead box protein B2 (The sequence of the model RefSeq protein was modified relative to this genomic sequence to represent the inferred CDS: deleted 2 bases in 1 codon), producing MPRPGKSSYSDQKPPYSYISLTAMAIQHSAEKMLPLSDIYKFIMERFPYYREHTQRWQNSLRHNLSFNDCFIKIPRRPDQPGKGSFWALHPDCGDMFENGSFLRRRKRFKVLRAEHTHLHAGSTKGASGTGPGGHLHPHHPHHVAAAAAAAAAAAVGSVGRLSQFPPYGLGSAAAAAAAAAASTSGFKHPFAIENIISRDYKGVLQAGGLPLASVMHHLGYPVPGQLGNVVSSVWPHVGVMDSVAAAAAAAAAAGVPVGPEYGAFGVPVKALCHSASQSLPAVPVPIKPTPSLPPVAALPPTLTVPAAAQQPPAPSTVCPVAAASPAASLLEPTAPSAAESKGSSLHSVLVHS from the exons ATGCCGCGGCCGGGGAAGAGCTCATACAGCGACCAAAAGCCGCCGTACTCGTACATCTCGCTGACCGCCATGGCCATCCAGCACTCGGCCGAGAAGATGCTGCCGCTGAGCGACATCTACAAGTTCATCATGGAGCGCTTCCCCTACTACCGCGAGCACACGCAGCGTTGGCAGAACAGCCTGCGCCACAACCTCTCCTTCAACGACTGCTTCATCAAGATCCCGCGGCGGCCGGACCAGCCCGGCAAGGGCAGCTTCTGGGCTCTGCATCCCGACTGCGGCGACATGTTCGAAAACGGCAGCTTCCTGCGGCGCCGAAAGCGCTTCAAGGTGCTGCGCGCGGAGCACACTCACCTGCACGCGGGAAGCACCAAGGGTGCATCGGGCACCGGGCCCGGAGGGCACcttcacccccaccacccccaccac gtggcggcggcggcggcggcagcggcggcggcggcggtgggcAGCGTGGGGCGCCTGTCGCAGTTCCCGCCCTACGGGTTGGGCTCAGCGGCCGCCGCAGCCGCCGCAGCAGCTGCATCCACGTCGGGCTTCAAGCACCCGTTCGCTATCGAGAACATCATCAGCCGGGACTACAAGGGCGTGCTGCAGGCGGGCGGGCTGCCCTTGGCGTCCGTCATGCACCATCTGGGTTACCCCGTGCCGGGCCAGCTAGGTAACGTCGTCAGCTCGGTGTGGCCGCACGTGGGCGTCATGGATTCGGTggccgcggccgccgccgccgcagctgCGGCGGGGGTCCCTGTGGGCCCGGAGTACGGGGCCTTCGGGGTGCCAGTCAAGGCCTTGTGCCACTCGGCAAGTCAGAGCCTGCCTGCGGTGCCGGTGCCCATCAAGCCCACCCCCTCGCTGCCGCCTGTGGCTGCGCTGCCTCCGACGCTCACTGTCCCCGCGGCCGCGCAGCAGCCACCGGCGCCGTCCACCGTGTGCCCTGTTGCTGCGGCCTCGCCTGCCGCCTCCCTTCTGGAGCCCACCGCCCCGAGTGCGGCCGAGAGCAAGGGCAGCTCCCTGCACTCGGTGCTGGTGCACTCCTAG